The window CTCTTCTGAAAAGGGCGGGTCGATGCGGTCGTCCGGTTCTCCTGAAGCGCGGCATGAGCGCAACCGTGACCGAGCTCCTGCTTGCCGCCGAGTACGTCATGGACCAAGGCAACGTGGAGGTCATACTCTGCGAGCGCGGCATCCGTACCTTCGCAGATCACACTCGCAATACCCTCGACGTTGCGGCTTTCCCAGCCGTCAAGCGCATCAGTCACCTGCCGATCATCGCCGATCCCAGCCATGCCGCCGGATATCGCGACAAGGTACTGCCCCTGTCATTGGCCGCTCTGGCGAGCGGCGCCGACGGACTCTTGGTGGAGGTTCATGATCACCCCGAGCAGGCTCTGTCCGATGGCGGGCAGGCGCTTCTGCCGGGAGATTTCGAAGAGTTGATGACCGAGATTCGGGGCTTGGCGCCGGTTCTGAATCGCAAGCTCCCTGCGCACGCCACCCCCTGAGGCTGTTCTTGGACAAGCATCTCGCCGACGCCCTACTGCTTCTGGAGGACGGCTCGCTGTTCGAGGGTCGGGCGGTCTCGCCGGGGACGCGTTTCGGCGAGGTGGTTTTCAACACCTCGATGACCGGTTACCAGGAGATCCTCACCGATCCGTCGTACCGCGCGCAGATCGTAGTCATGACCCTGCCGCATGTCGGCAACTACGGAATGGCCGAAGCGGTAGCCGAGTCGAGCCGGCCATGGGTGGAAGGCTTCGTGGCCCGACGATTCACCGAGACGGCATCCAGTCACGGCAGCGAGGAAGGGCTCATCCCCTACCTCAGGCGGAACCGGATCCCGGCGGTCGATCGCTTGGATACCCGCGCCGTGGTTCGTCGAATCCGCCGGCACGGCGCTTTGCGCGGGGTCATCACGACCGAACGGTCGGACGTGGCGGCATTGACCGACGAGCTGCGCTCGTTTCCGACCATGGCTGGAAGGGCACTGGTTCACGAAGTGACCTGCAGCGAGGTGCACAGGGTCGAGCCGTCGGCCGGAATCGGCAGGCGCTGGCATCTCGGAGTGTTTGATTTCGGCGTCAAAGCCAACATCCTGCGTGCGCTGGCCGACCGGGGAGCGCTGTTGACCGTGTTTCCGGCTTCGACCACAGCGGAAGAAGTCGTGGCCGCAGGAGTCGACGGAGTCGTGCTCTCGAACGGTCCCGGCGACCCCGAGCCACTGGCCGAGATCGTGGCCGAGATTCGGAAGCTGATGGATACCGGCTTGCCGGTGTTCGGGATCTGCCTGGGACACCAGCTTCTGGGTCTCGCGGTGGGTGGCAGGACCTTCAAGCTCAAGTTCGGGCACCACGGTGCGAACCAGTCGGTCAAGGACCTGGACACGGGGCGGGTCTTGATCACCAGTCAGAACCACGGATTTGCCGTGGACCCGGAGTCGCTGCCCGCCAACTGCCGGGTCAACCAGGTGAATTTGAACGACGGCACCGTCGAGGCCTTTGCGGTCGAGGACCGTGCGGTACTGTCGGCGCAATACCATCCGGAAGCCGCTCCTGGGCCCCACGACGCCGCCGACCTGTTCGATCGCTTCCTCCGCGGCATCAGCAGAACCGGCGGCGCCGGCGACTCGACGCCGGTCGGTTCGGCATGAGCATGCGGCGGGCTGCGCTGCTCGCTGGGGTCGCGATTCGGTTCCTCCGAGGTCGAGGCAGCCGTTTGATGGACGGCACCGCTCGTTCGGCTCTGCTCGGCACGATGATCGGAGTCGCCGCGATGATCGTCGGGATGGCTCTGATGACCGGGTATCGAGAAGACCTCCAGCAGAAACTGACCCAAGGCAGCGCCGCCGTTCTGGTCTATCCACTGAGCGAAACCGAGCTCGGCGAAGCCGACGAGGTTGTGGCACGTCTTAGTGCTCTGCCGTTGGTGGACGAAGTCCGCCGGGTGACTTACGGGCAAGGGGCGCTGGTGAGCAACAGGAGATCGGAGGCGATCGACGTGAGTTTGCGGGGCGTCGATTGGGGTGGCCCTTTGGCGGGGCTGGGTCGAGTCGAGCTCGACTCCGCGACGGTTGATCGCTCTACCGCCGATGCCGTCACCGAGGTGATGCTGGGGGCCGATCTTGCCGAGAAGCTCGAGCCCGAGGCGGGTGAAGTGCTGCGGCTCATGGTTCTCGGGGTCGGCGGAGGACGCCCCCGTTTCGCTTACGAGAGTGTCCGGTCGGTGGGGACGTTTCGCTCTGGATTCTCGGAGTTCGATCGTAAGCTCATGGTCATCGATCGCAAGCGGCTGGAAGAGCTGGCAGGAGCCGGAGTTGGTGAGAGCGTCTACGAAGTGATCGTCAGCGACTTGGGGCGAACTCCGGAGGTCGCCGCGAACGCGGACGAGGTTCTGGGGCCGGACCATCTTGTGGTCGACTGGCGCGAGCTCAATCGCGAGTTGTTCACTGCCCTGCGCATTCAGCAGATCGCGCTCTTCATGGTGCTGGGACTGATCGTGCTGGTTTCGACGTTCAACGTCGCCTCCAACCTCGTCGTCCTGGTGCGCGAGAGGATGCGCGACATCGGTGTACTGGCAGCGCT is drawn from bacterium and contains these coding sequences:
- a CDS encoding ABC transporter permease, with the protein product MDGTARSALLGTMIGVAAMIVGMALMTGYREDLQQKLTQGSAAVLVYPLSETELGEADEVVARLSALPLVDEVRRVTYGQGALVSNRRSEAIDVSLRGVDWGGPLAGLGRVELDSATVDRSTADAVTEVMLGADLAEKLEPEAGEVLRLMVLGVGGGRPRFAYESVRSVGTFRSGFSEFDRKLMVIDRKRLEELAGAGVGESVYEVIVSDLGRTPEVAANADEVLGPDHLVVDWRELNRELFTALRIQQIALFMVLGLIVLVSTFNVASNLVVLVRERMRDIGVLAALGLGPRSLRNLFLLYGGGLTVAGLGAGVVLGSLVSWVLTRFELIRFEEELAAIYFISAVPFRVRAEDVLAVVLFTLLVTGLACWLPARRGGQVRPAVALRYE
- the carA gene encoding glutamine-hydrolyzing carbamoyl-phosphate synthase small subunit produces the protein MDKHLADALLLLEDGSLFEGRAVSPGTRFGEVVFNTSMTGYQEILTDPSYRAQIVVMTLPHVGNYGMAEAVAESSRPWVEGFVARRFTETASSHGSEEGLIPYLRRNRIPAVDRLDTRAVVRRIRRHGALRGVITTERSDVAALTDELRSFPTMAGRALVHEVTCSEVHRVEPSAGIGRRWHLGVFDFGVKANILRALADRGALLTVFPASTTAEEVVAAGVDGVVLSNGPGDPEPLAEIVAEIRKLMDTGLPVFGICLGHQLLGLAVGGRTFKLKFGHHGANQSVKDLDTGRVLITSQNHGFAVDPESLPANCRVNQVNLNDGTVEAFAVEDRAVLSAQYHPEAAPGPHDAADLFDRFLRGISRTGGAGDSTPVGSA